The DNA sequence GAATATTATGGAGCTCCAACTCCTATCAACCAGGTTGCTAACGTTTCAGTTCCGGATGCAATGACGATTTCTATTCAACCTTGGGACAGAACAGCTATTGGTGCTATTGAAAAAGCTATTATTAATTCTAATTTAGGTTTTGCCCCTTCTAACAACGGAGAAAATATTATTTTGAATGTTCCGCCTTTAACAGAGGAAAGAAGAAGAGATTTGGCAAAGCAGGCTAAAGGAGAAACTGAACAGACAAAGATCGTAGTAAGAAATGCAAGACAAGAGGGTTTGAAAGAGCTTAAAAGACTTGACGGTATTTCTGAAGATGTTGTAAAAGGAATTGAAGAAGATATCCAGGCACTTACAGATAAATATGTAAAATCTTGTGATGAGCATCTTAAGACAAAAGAAGCTGAAATTATGAAAGTGTAATTTTCAGTTTTTTACATATAAAAATAGGCTTCATAAAAGAAGCCTATTTTTTTTATCTCTATTTTTAGATTGAATAACATCTTCTAATGATAGCAAAAGAGGGGAAAGTATCTTCTATTTTAGAAATGCTAATCTTGAATAATTCATCATATGAAAAGATCATTTGAATGACAAAAAAAGACCCGGATAATTCCAGGTCTTTTTATTATTGATATCTTTTATGTTCTTTATTTTTAGTGAAATATTTGGTAATTGGTTTGAGGAATGCTTTATACTTTTCAGCATCAAATAATTGAGAATCTGTAAGTGCTTTATAGGTCATAATGACTCCAAACGGGAAAAGTATAATATTGGGAAGCCAGGCAGCTAAATAAGGGTTTAAAGTTCCTGCCCAGGCTAAGTTTTCCATTCCAACATTGATTACGTAGAAAACGATGAATATAACGATCGCAATGATTACAGGAACACCCATTCCTCCTTTTCGGATAATGGATCCTAAACTCGCACCAATAAGAAAGAATATGATACAGGTAAACGAATAGGAGAGTATTCTTTGCTGATAAATAACCACTTTGCTAAAATACTTAACGTTAGGCCTGAAATCATTAGCTTTTCCATCAAGGGTAGATTTTAAATTTTCCAGTCTTGTATAAGCATTATAAATGATCTCCATTTTTTTATTTCCTTTTACGGTATCCAGTTTGAGCTGTTGCTTAACAGGGGATTTCTTTTTGTTGTTTTTATCCATGTAATTCACTGCGGAATTCGTCTGGTTTAAAACATCATCTGTGATGGTTGAAAAGAATCTTTCGTTATCTTTTTTATTGAGATCAATTGTTTTATTAAGCTGATTAAAAGTCTGGAAACGGTAATCATCTGTAATCTGCTCTTCTTCAATTGCTTTGTTGATGATTTCACTGATATCAAAGTGAGAAACTAAGGTGTCAAATTTAATCGCCTGATCGGGCTGTTTTAACCTTACATTTTCGCCCTTACCTGCAAAATTATCTTCAAATACATATCCGTTGTATAAAACAAGTTTCAAATAGTTTTTATTGGCAGCAGGGATAAATTTCCCTTTTTCCGCAACAATAGACTGTTGATTTTCAAATGTGCTTGCTTTTCTGTGGACAAAAACACCTTCAATATTTTCTCCATTATCCCCATAAATTTTGTCAAACTTTACCATATATCCAGGAATCTGATCGATAAACTGACCTGGGGTAAAGTTCAGTGCAGGCTTTGTTTGTGCAATATTGAAAAGCATATTCTTTGCTTTTCTCTGGAAATCAGGAATGATATTATTAGAGAAAAAGAAAAGCATTATTGAGAGAAGGGTCGTTACACCAAGAAGAGGAACCATTACTCTGGTTAAAGAGATCCCTGCAGCCTTCATGGCGGCAAGCTCATACCGTTCCCCGAATTCACCAAAGGACATGATACTCGCCAAAAGAATGGTAAGCGGAAGTACCATACTTATAACGCTTACTCCGAGATAAAAAAGAAGTTTAAGGATTTGCCAGTAGCTTAATCCCTTTCCCATAAATTGCCCTAATTGAACCCAGATAATGTTTACAATAAATATGAAAAACAATACACTGAATATAAAGAAAAATGGTCCGAAAAAGGTTTTTATGATATATCGGTCTAGTATTTTTAACATTCGCCAAAATTAATGAAAAAGCCACAAAGTTTACTTTGTGACTTTATAATTTATTACTTTTTAATATTACAGTTCTGTAACAACGTAATTTTTAAATTTATTTCTATCAAAAACAAACATATTAGGATCTAATTCCTGATTCTCTTTGTATTCTTTAATGGCAATTACAGCAACATCTTTGTTACTTCCATGCTGTTCTAATTTTACCATTTGTTTTTTTGCAGAATCCACAAACAGATAAACGTAGCTCAATCCGTTAGGCTTTACAGGAGTAAGTTTAATAAGATCTGCACTTACACCATTCACTGTTTTCTTACCACCATATGCTACATTATAATCATTTCTATAAGTAGAAAGATAATTGATAGGGGAGAACATGGTGCCGCTTCCGTTTGGTTTGGCAATCGTTACTTCCATATCATCAGCATTAATGTTATAAATCTTACTTCCATCGAAAATCTGTTCAGTATCCATGATTTTCAATTTATATTTATCTCCCGAAGAGTAATAGATTCCAGGTTCTGTTTTAGCAACCTGCCCATTTACGCCACTTCCAAAAGAAAATTTAAAATAGGTATTCTTTTTAGAGTTATAATTTGCCGTGATATCATCCAATATCTTTTTTGCCTTTGCATCTATTTTTTGAGCATTGGATAATCCTACTGCTCCCACTACAAATCCTCCTAATATAATTTTCGAAATAATATTTTTCATTTTTTTATTTTAATAATCTTTAGACATTTCCTTAGTTAAAAAGTTAAACACCATGAATGTTTTCCTTTATTTACGCAGGTCTTCCAAAAACTGTTCCAAAGAATGAAGATCACTGATGATCACCTCTCTTGCTTTTGCTCCGTTAAATCCACCTACAATACCACTTGCTTCCAATTGATCCATAATTCTTCCTGCTCTGTTGTATCCTAATTTAAGCTGTCTCTGAAGCATTGAAGTAGAACCTTGCTGTGTAGAAACTATAATTCTTGCAGCTTCTTCAAATAGGGCATCCTTTTCATTAGGATCGAATGAGCCTACCGTACTTGTAGAATCTTCAGAAGTATATTCAGGAAGGAGAAATGCTGAAGCATATCCTTTTTGTTCTCCAATAAACTCTGCAACTCTTTCCACTTCCGGAGTGTCTACAAA is a window from the Chryseobacterium sp. T16E-39 genome containing:
- the frr gene encoding ribosome recycling factor, which codes for MEELDLIVETVNQDMDAALKHLEHAFQRIRAGRASTSMVQDVMVEYYGAPTPINQVANVSVPDAMTISIQPWDRTAIGAIEKAIINSNLGFAPSNNGENIILNVPPLTEERRRDLAKQAKGETEQTKIVVRNARQEGLKELKRLDGISEDVVKGIEEDIQALTDKYVKSCDEHLKTKEAEIMKV
- a CDS encoding LptF/LptG family permease; amino-acid sequence: MLKILDRYIIKTFFGPFFFIFSVLFFIFIVNIIWVQLGQFMGKGLSYWQILKLLFYLGVSVISMVLPLTILLASIMSFGEFGERYELAAMKAAGISLTRVMVPLLGVTTLLSIMLFFFSNNIIPDFQRKAKNMLFNIAQTKPALNFTPGQFIDQIPGYMVKFDKIYGDNGENIEGVFVHRKASTFENQQSIVAEKGKFIPAANKNYLKLVLYNGYVFEDNFAGKGENVRLKQPDQAIKFDTLVSHFDISEIINKAIEEEQITDDYRFQTFNQLNKTIDLNKKDNERFFSTITDDVLNQTNSAVNYMDKNNKKKSPVKQQLKLDTVKGNKKMEIIYNAYTRLENLKSTLDGKANDFRPNVKYFSKVVIYQQRILSYSFTCIIFFLIGASLGSIIRKGGMGVPVIIAIVIFIVFYVINVGMENLAWAGTLNPYLAAWLPNIILFPFGVIMTYKALTDSQLFDAEKYKAFLKPITKYFTKNKEHKRYQ
- a CDS encoding LolA family protein, producing MKNIISKIILGGFVVGAVGLSNAQKIDAKAKKILDDITANYNSKKNTYFKFSFGSGVNGQVAKTEPGIYYSSGDKYKLKIMDTEQIFDGSKIYNINADDMEVTIAKPNGSGTMFSPINYLSTYRNDYNVAYGGKKTVNGVSADLIKLTPVKPNGLSYVYLFVDSAKKQMVKLEQHGSNKDVAVIAIKEYKENQELDPNMFVFDRNKFKNYVVTEL